From a single Piliocolobus tephrosceles isolate RC106 chromosome 21, ASM277652v3, whole genome shotgun sequence genomic region:
- the NR2F6 gene encoding nuclear receptor subfamily 2 group F member 6, whose translation MAMVTGGWGGPGGDTNGVDKAGGYPRAAEDDSASPPGAASDAEPGDEERPGLQVDCVVCGDKSSGKHYGVFTCEGCKSFFKRSIRRNLSYTCRSNRDCQIDQHHRNQCQYCRLKKCFRVGMRKEAVQRGRIPHSLPGAVATSSGSPPGSALAAVAGGGDLFPGQPVSELIAQLLRAEPYPAAAGRFGAGGGAAGAVLGIDNVCELAARLLFSTVEWARHAPFFPELPVADQVALLRLSWSELFVLNAAQAALPLHTAPLLAAAGLHAAPMAAERAVAFMDQVRAFQEQVDKLGRLQVDSAEYGCLKAIALFTPDACGLSDPAHVESLQEKAQVALTEYVRAQYPSQPQRFGRLLLRLPALRAVPASLISQLFFMRLVGKTPIETLIRDMLLSGSTFNWPYGSGQ comes from the exons ATGGCCATGGTGACCGGCGGCTGGGGCGGCCCCGGCGGCGACACGAACGGCGTGGACAAGGCGGGCGGCTACCCGCGCGCGGCCGAGGACGACTCGGCCTCCCCCCCCGGTGCCGCCAGCGACGCCGAGCCGGGCGACGAGGAGCGGCCGGGGCTGCAGGTGGACTGCGTGGTGTGCGGGGACAAGTCGAGCGGCAAGCATTACGGTGTCTTCACCTGCGAGGGCTGCAAGAGCTTTTTCAAGCGGAGCATCCGCCGCAACCTCAGCTACACCTGCCG GTCCAACCGTGACTGCCAGATCGACCAGCACCACCGGAACCAGTGTCAGTACTGCCGTCTCAAGAAGTGCTTCCGGGTCGGCATGAGGAAGGAGG CGGTGCAGCGCGGCCGCATCCCGCACTCGCTGCCTGGCGCCGTGGCCACCTCCTCGGGCAGCCCCCCGGGCTCGGCGCTGGCGGCGGTGGCGGGCGGCGGAGACCTCTTCCCGGGGCAGCCGGTGTCCGAACTGATCGCGCAACTGCTGCGCGCTGAGCCCTACCCTGCGGCTGCCGGACGCTTCGGCGCAGGGGGTGGCGCCGCGGGCGCGGTGCTGGGCATCGACAACGTGTGCGAGCTGGCGGCGCGGCTGCTCTTCAGCACCGTGGAGTGGGCTCGCCACGCGCCCTTCTTCCCCGAGCTGCCGGTGGCCGACCAGGTGGCGCTGCTGCGCCTGAGCTGGAGCGAGCTCTTCGTGCTGAACGCGGCGCAGGCGGCGCTGCCCCTGCACACGGCGCCGCTACTGGCCGCCGCTGGCCTCCACGCCGCACCCATGGCCGCCGAGCGCGCCGTGGCCTTCATGGACCAGGTGCGGGCCTTCCAGGAGCAGGTGGACAAGCTGGGCCGCCTGCAGGTCGACTCGGCCGAGTACGGCTGCCTCAAGGCCATCGCGCTCTTCACGCCCG ATGCCTGTGGCCTCTCGGACCCGGCCCACGTGGAAAGCCTGCAGGAGAAGGCGCAGGTGGCCCTCACCGAGTACGTGCGGGCGCAGTACCCGTCCCAGCCCCAGCGCTTCGGGCGCCTGCTGCTGCGGCTGCCCGCCCTGCGCGCGGTCCCTGCCTCCCTCATCTCCCAGCTGTTCTTCATGCGCCTGGTGGGGAAGACGCCCATTGAGACACTGATCAGAGACATGCTGCTGTCGGGGAGTACCTTCAACTGGCCCTATGGCTCAGGCCAGTGA
- the USHBP1 gene encoding Usher syndrome type-1C protein-binding protein 1, which produces MSARATRPRSRRGRHAPPGELDPVAESSEEVEAASGSSKLSFAQPPVSSGLEQLGPMEEVSGQGLGSRTDEKTDGGSGRGLASAPEVPQKPAVEAYQAPEAALQYKETVPPGIGAPDVFQTLQHALSSLEAAAAAWRHRPPSHPGPMGLEDTSKGGPGPLGKQEGAGSSQREAARLAERNAWLRLALSSREDELVRTQASLEAIRAEKETLQKEVQELQNSLLRLEPFPRLSHSQAGGSGSGSSSSEADREPWETQDSFSLAHPLLRRLRSHSSTQILGSLPTQPLSPEMHIMEAQMEQLQGSIEKLKCFNRLLSAVLQGYKGHCEGLSMQLGQREAEATALHLALQYSEHCEEAYRVLLALWEANSEAGDEAPTGDLQAAEEEAWRLLAQEEATMDAGAQQNPQPSPEGSSVDKPTPQEVAFQLRSYVQRLQERRSLVNILSEPGPTLAPMPTVPRAEAMVQAILGTQAGPALPRLEKTQIQQDLVATREALTDLMLRLQLVRREKRGLELREAALRALGPAHVLLLEQLRWERAELQTGGANSSGGHSSGGGSSGDEEEWYQGLPAVPGGTSGIDGGQVGRVWDPEKLAQELAASLTRTLDLREQLQSLRRELERVAQKGRARRSQSAELNRDLCKAHSALVLAFRGAHRKQEEQCRKLEQQMALMEAQQTEEVAVLEATARALGKPSPPLPPPQLGDTIL; this is translated from the exons ATGAGTGCCCGGGCCACGCGGCCCCGAAGCCGGCGAGGGAGGCATGCTCCACCC GGTGAACTGGACCCCGTGGCTGAGAGTTcagaggaggttgaggcagccAGTGGGAGCTCCAAGCTCAGCTTTGCCCAACCTCCAGTGAGCTCCGGGCTGGAACAGCTGGGCCCCATGGAGGAGGTCAGTGGCCAAGGCCTAGGAAGCAG GACCGACGAGAAGACGGATGGGGGCTCTGGCAGGGGACTGGCCTCAGCCCCCGAGGTGCCTCAGAAACCTGCAGTGGAAGCCTACCAGGCCCCAGAAGCAGCCCTACAGTACAAAGAGACTGTGCCTCCTGGGATTGGGGCCCCCGATGTGTTTCAGACCCTCCAGCACGCTCTGAGCTCCCTGGAGGCAGCAGCTGCAGCCTGGCGCCACCGGCCCCCCAGCCATCCTGGGCCGATGGGGTTGGAAGACACAAGCAAAGGGGGACCAGGTCCCCTTGGGAAGCAGGAAGGGGCAGGGAGCAGCCAGCGAGAGGCAGCTCGCCTGGCTGAGAGGAATGCCTGGCTCCGGCTGGCCCTGAGTAGTCGAGAGGATGAGCTGGTCCGCACGCAGGCCTCCCTGGAGGCCATCCGAGCTGAGAAGGAGACGCTGCAGAAAGAG GTTCAGGAGTTGCAGAATTCCCTCTTGAGGCTGGAGCCCTTCCCACGTCTTTCCCACAGCCAAGCAGGTGGCTCAGGCAGTGGTTCTAGCAGCTCTGAGGCAGACAGGGAACCCTGGGAGACTCAG GACTCCTTCTCCCTGGCTCACCCCCTGCTTCGGCGCCTCCGCAGCCATTCCAGCACCCAGATCCTTGGGTCTCTTCCCACCCAGCCCCTCAGTCCTGAGATGCACATCATGGAAGCCCAGATGGAGCAACTCCAGGG GAGCATTGAGAAGCTCAAATGCTTTAACCGTCTGCTATCGGCTGTGCTCCAGGGATACAAGGGCCACTGTGAGGGCCTCAGCATGCAGCTAGGccagcgggaggctgaggccacagcATTGCATCTGGCCTTGCAGTACAG TGAGCACTGTGAAGAGGCATACAGGGTTCTTCTTGCTCTGTGGGAGGCCAACTCAGAAGCAGGAGACGAAGCCCCCACGGGTGACCTGCAAGCAGCTGAAGAGGAAGCATGGAGGCTGCTGGCACAAGAGGAAGCCACCATGGATGCGGGGGCACAGCAGAATCCACAGCCAAG CCCTGAGGGCAGCAGTGTGGATAAGCCTACACCACAGGAAGTGGCTTTCCAGCTCCGAAGCTATGTCCAGCGTCTCCAGGAGCGCCGTTCTCTAGTGAATATTCTCTCAGAGCCTGGCCCCACCTTGGCACCCATGCCCACTGTGCCCCGTGCAGAAGCCATGGTGCAGGCCATTCTGGGGACCCAGGCTGGCCCAGCTCTTCCCCGACTGGAGAAGACACAAATTCAGCAGGACCTGGTGGCCACAAGG GAGGCCCTGACGGACCTGATGCTTCGGCTGCAGCTGGTGCGGCGTGAGAAGCGGGGCCTAGAGCTGCGGGAGGCTGCCCTCCGAGCCCTGGGTCCAGCTCACGTGCTCCTGCTGGAGCAGCTGCGGTGGGAACGGGCGGAGCTCCAGACTGGTGGGGCAAACAGCAGTGGCGGACATAGCAGCGGAGGTGGCAGCAGCGGGGACGAGGAAGAGTGGTATCAG gGCCTTCCTGCTGTCCCTGGTGGCACCAGTGGCATTGATGGTGGCCAGGTGGGCAGGGTCTGGGACCCAGAGAAGTTAGCCCAGGAACTGGCAGCATCGCTCACCAG GACGCTGGACCTGCGGGAGCAGCTGCAGTCTCTGCGCAGGGAGCTGGAACGGGTGGCTCAGAAGGGGCGAGCCAGACGGTCTCAGAGTGCCGAGCTGAACAGGGATTTATGCAAAGCCCACAG CGCCCTGGTCCTGGCCTTCCGAGGAGCCCACCGGAAGCAGGAAGAGCAATGCCGGAAGTTGGAGCAGCAGATGGCACTCATGGAGGCTCAGCAGACCGAGGAGGTGGCGGTGCTTGAAGCCACTGCAAGGGCCCTGGGGAAGCCCAGTCCgcccctcccgcctccccagcTTGGGGATACCATTCTGTAG